The genomic segment TACTTTACCTTGACCTTATTAAAATTGAACGCAGGTGAATGCCATGCTAACTATCCGCAATACACCGAATTTAGCAGGTATCGCGATATCTGGTGACGATCAGGACCTCGATACGCTATACCTGGCGCTACTCATGATCGTTGGAGATGAAGGGGAATACGGGAATTACGAAGGGGCGCGTCTTCGGATTCTCGGAGTGATGTATGACATTCGACATGCGTTCCAGGGTGATCGGGAATTTGAGTTCGTTGACAACGGTATGAATGCGGACAGGATGCGAATGTTGGAGATGATCACGCCGGATAAAAATTTGTATTACAAGTGCCAAGTTTACTATCCAGAGGCACTTTTCGTCACTATGGCAATCAACGACTTTATCCGTCTTTATGCTAAAACACATGCAAAGTCAGCCACTTACCCGTTGGTGGACAAGAAAAATCTATGGGATGCACATATTGTGACCGCTCGATTGTTTCAGTCGTTGATCGCGAATTGTCTGAAAGAAGCTGTGACAGAGGCTTCATACAAGCGAATCGTGAACCTCTTGCACAATGACTATACATGGACGGATGGCTACACGACGCAATACCTGGATATGTTGAACATTCGATATCTTGAAATCGGGGATAGAGAGCAAAGGGCGAAGGAGTTATCTTTAATTGTCAAACGAATGACTGAAAAAGGGAAGGAATATCGCCAAGTTGAAGAGGGAGTTAGGACAGTGGCACGGGAACATCATTGCTCTGTGGAAGAAATTCGTTTGATCGAGCATTATCCAGAGAAAATCGAGTGGTAGAAGGGCAGGGCAAGAGGGTTCAATGGGATAATTAAAGATTCTCGGTCGAATCATAGACCGAAAAAGGCAACAAGGCGGCTGAGGTTAATGTTAAATGGGAACAAATACCCGATTTGTGGAAGGGATAACAACTGCGGCAATGTTGCTGGCAAACCCCATGGAACATGTTGGTGTGATCAAGAATTCTTTCCGCAGGAGATATCCGACAAAATCCCATCAGGGTCGGAAAAAGGTGTATTTGTAGAACCTGCCTTGAAGAACTGAAGAGTGGAGATATACCACGAAGAAAAGGAGATATTTCAATGACCGAACACCATCACGATCATGACCATGGAGATGTCTTTCACTCCCACGACGCCAGCAAG from the Ferroacidibacillus organovorans genome contains:
- a CDS encoding DUF6904 family protein, which produces MLTIRNTPNLAGIAISGDDQDLDTLYLALLMIVGDEGEYGNYEGARLRILGVMYDIRHAFQGDREFEFVDNGMNADRMRMLEMITPDKNLYYKCQVYYPEALFVTMAINDFIRLYAKTHAKSATYPLVDKKNLWDAHIVTARLFQSLIANCLKEAVTEASYKRIVNLLHNDYTWTDGYTTQYLDMLNIRYLEIGDREQRAKELSLIVKRMTEKGKEYRQVEEGVRTVAREHHCSVEEIRLIEHYPEKIEW
- a CDS encoding cysteine-rich CWC family protein, with amino-acid sequence MLNGNKYPICGRDNNCGNVAGKPHGTCWCDQEFFPQEISDKIPSGSEKGVFVEPALKN